A window from Telopea speciosissima isolate NSW1024214 ecotype Mountain lineage chromosome 8, Tspe_v1, whole genome shotgun sequence encodes these proteins:
- the LOC122670721 gene encoding uncharacterized protein LOC122670721 isoform X3, which yields MLRFFCKTLFITKVKDSTSNHAALFLRTISSSTESTSGNLGSIDQNNLTISYLMNSCGLPFKAATSVSQKIRIGTTERPDSVIELLQTIGLTNTHIANLITKNPRLLFADPVKTLKPKVEFFQSLGFSRSDLASFLCADKSILHRSLQTKIIPSLNYLKTFIHTNENLISCLKRFGRVYNFNVKRILEPNLATLRSYGVPDSGISRVIIHFPKLLTLKVLRLKDIAAAVSNMGFDPNRCSFIIAIYSISVVSKQKWESKREAFRRFGVSDDEFLLAYKLQPMVMLTSEQKLVKFMDFFVNNLHLKPSDVAKFPNIFLVSLERRIIPRCSVLQVLMTKGLIKKDVNILSVLNSNKQSFEKRFVTRYEGEVPEVIKAYKGEMGFLGFDS from the exons ATGTTGCGTTTTTTCTGCAAAACTTTGTTTATAACAAAAGTTAAAGATTCTACGAGTAACCATGCTGCTCTTTTTCTTCGAACAATATCATCATCCACAGAATCAACCTCAGGAAACTTGGGCTCCATAGACCAAAATAATCTAACCATCTCTTACCTCATGAATTCATGTGGATTGCCTTTCAAAGCCGCTACTTCAGTGTCACAGAAGATCCGCATCGGGACCACGGAGAGACCGGACTCTGTCATTGAGCTCTTACAAACAATTGGATTGACCAACACCCACATTGCTAATCTAATAACGAAGAACCCACGGCTGCTTTTCGCCGATCCCGTCAAAACCCTTAAACCCAAGGTCGAGTTCTTTCAATCTCTGGGCTTTTCTAGATCTGACCTTGCTAGCTTCCTCTGCGCAGACAAATCCATCCTACACAGAAGCTTGCAAACAAAAATAATCCCGAGCTTAAATTACCTTAAAACCTTCATCCACACCAACGAGAACCTCATCAGTTGTCTCAAACGATTCGGCCGCGTCTATAATTTTAACGTTAAGAGAATTTTGGAGCCTAACCTTGCAACATTGCGAAGTTACGGTGTACCCGATTCCGGTATTTCGAGGGTGATCATCCACTTTCCCAAGTTACTGACGCTGAAGGTTTTGCGGTTGAAGGATATTGCTGCAGCGGTGAGCAATATGGGTTTTGATCCCAACCGTTGCTCATTCATTATAGCCATTTACTCTATATCGGTGGTCAGCAAACAGAAGTGGGAAAGTAAAAGAGAGGCCTTTCGGAGGTTTGGAGTCTCTGATGACGAATTTCTTTTGGCCTATAAGTTACAGCCTATGGTCATGCTCACTTCAGAGCAGAAGCTCGTGAAATTTATGGATTTCTTTGTGAACAACCTGCATTTGAAGCCATCAGATGTTGCGAAATTTCCAAACATTTTCCTGGTAAGTTTAGAAAGGAGAATCATTCCAAGGTGTTCAGTGCTGCAAGTTCTGATGACCAAGGGCCTTATTAAGAAGGATGTGAATATACTTTCAGTGCTAAATTCTAATAAACAGAGTTTTGAGAAGAG GTTTGTTACCAGATATGAGGGGGAAGTCCCTGAGGTAATCAAGGCATACAAAGGTGAGATGGGATTTCTAGGATTTGACAGTTGA
- the LOC122671173 gene encoding protoporphyrinogen oxidase 2-like, whose protein sequence is MVCSVFRYHIDGQITIIYHIRDLGKASLDELKHVVTSDLRKLQGTEGEPTFVNCFHWSRALPLYGHGYDSVLKAIGKMEESLQGFVYAGNHRGGLSVGKMEINSFRMQDC, encoded by the exons ATGGTATGCTCTGTTTTCAG ATATCACATTGATGGCCAAATAACCATAATATATCACATTAGAGATCTGGGAAAAGCTTCTCT GGACGAGTTGAAGCATGTGGTTACTTCAGACCTTAGAAAACTTCAGGGCACAGAGGGAGAGCCTACTTTTGTAAA TTGTTTTCATTGGAGTAGAGCCCTTCCCTTGTATGGACATGGCTATGATTCAGTTCTCAAAGCAATAGGCAAGATGGAAGAAAGTCTTCAGGGGTTCGTCTATGCAG GTAACCATAGGGGTGGATTATCTGTGGGGAAAATGGAAATCAATAGCTTCAGGATGCAAGACTGCTAA
- the LOC122670721 gene encoding uncharacterized protein LOC122670721 isoform X1 — MLRFFCKTLFITKVKDSTSNHAALFLRTISSSTESTSGNLGSIDQNNLTISYLMNSCGLPFKAATSVSQKIRIGTTERPDSVIELLQTIGLTNTHIANLITKNPRLLFADPVKTLKPKVEFFQSLGFSRSDLASFLCADKSILHRSLQTKIIPSLNYLKTFIHTNENLISCLKRFGRVYNFNVKRILEPNLATLRSYGVPDSGISRVIIHFPKLLTLKVLRLKDIAAAVSNMGFDPNRCSFIIAIYSISVVSKQKWESKREAFRSFGWSGDEFLLAFKIQPMIMFTSEKKLRKLMNFFVNVLHLKPSDVAKYPNLFLISLERRIIPRCSVLQVLMSKGLIEKDVNVVSMLNDNKKRFEKRFFIGYEGAVPEVIKAYEGEMGFLGFDSCNCC, encoded by the exons ATGTTGCGTTTTTTCTGCAAAACTTTGTTTATAACAAAAGTTAAAGATTCTACGAGTAACCATGCTGCTCTTTTTCTTCGAACAATATCATCATCCACAGAATCAACCTCAGGAAACTTGGGCTCCATAGACCAAAATAATCTAACCATCTCTTACCTCATGAATTCATGTGGATTGCCTTTCAAAGCCGCTACTTCAGTGTCACAGAAGATCCGCATCGGGACCACGGAGAGACCGGACTCTGTCATTGAGCTCTTACAAACAATTGGATTGACCAACACCCACATTGCTAATCTAATAACGAAGAACCCACGGCTGCTTTTCGCCGATCCCGTCAAAACCCTTAAACCCAAGGTCGAGTTCTTTCAATCTCTGGGCTTTTCTAGATCTGACCTTGCTAGCTTCCTCTGCGCAGACAAATCCATCCTACACAGAAGCTTGCAAACAAAAATAATCCCGAGCTTAAATTACCTTAAAACCTTCATCCACACCAACGAGAACCTCATCAGTTGTCTCAAACGATTCGGCCGCGTCTATAATTTTAACGTTAAGAGAATTTTGGAGCCTAACCTTGCAACATTGCGAAGTTACGGTGTACCCGATTCCGGTATTTCGAGGGTGATCATCCACTTTCCCAAGTTACTGACGCTGAAGGTTTTGCGGTTGAAGGATATTGCTGCAGCGGTGAGCAATATGGGTTTTGATCCCAACCGTTGCTCATTCATTATAGCCATTTACTCTATATCGGTGGTCAGCAAACAGAAGTGGGAAAGTAAAAGAGAGGCCTTTCGGAG CTTTGGTTGGTCTGGTGACGAATTTCTTTTGGCCTTTAAGATACAGCCGATGATCATGTTCACTTCGGAGAAGAAGCTCAGGAAATTGATGAATTTCTTTGTGAATGTCCTGCACTTGAAGCCATCAGATGTTGCGAAATACCCAAACCTTTTCTTAATAAGTTTAGAAAGGAGAATCATTCCGAGGTGTTCAGTACTCCAAGTTCTGATGTCCAAGGGTCTTATTGAGAAGGATGTGAATGTAGTTTCTATGCTAAATGATAATAAAAAGCGTTTTGAGAAGAGGTTTTTCATTGGATATGAGGGGGCAGTCCCCGAGGTAATTAAGGCATATGAAGGTGAGATGGGATTTCTAGGATTTGACAGTTGCAACTGCTGCTGA
- the LOC122670721 gene encoding uncharacterized protein LOC122670721 isoform X2 has translation MLRFFCKTLFITKVKDSTSNHAALFLRTISSSTESTSGNLGSIDQNNLTISYLMNSCGLPFKAATSVSQKIRIGTTERPDSVIELLQTIGLTNTHIANLITKNPRLLFADPVKTLKPKVEFFQSLGFSRSDLASFLCADKSILHRSLQTKIIPSLNYLKTFIHTNENLISCLKRFGRVYNFNVKRILEPNLATLRSYGVPDSGISRVIIHFPKLLTLKVLRLKDIAAAVSNMGFDPNRCSFIIAIYSISVVSKQKWESKREAFRSFGWSGDEFLLAFKIQPMIMFTSEKKLRKLMNFFVNVLHLKPSDVAKYPNLFLISLERRIIPRCSVLQVLMSKGLIEKDVNVVSMLNDNKKRFEKRFVTRYEGEVPEVIKAYKGEMGFLGFDS, from the exons ATGTTGCGTTTTTTCTGCAAAACTTTGTTTATAACAAAAGTTAAAGATTCTACGAGTAACCATGCTGCTCTTTTTCTTCGAACAATATCATCATCCACAGAATCAACCTCAGGAAACTTGGGCTCCATAGACCAAAATAATCTAACCATCTCTTACCTCATGAATTCATGTGGATTGCCTTTCAAAGCCGCTACTTCAGTGTCACAGAAGATCCGCATCGGGACCACGGAGAGACCGGACTCTGTCATTGAGCTCTTACAAACAATTGGATTGACCAACACCCACATTGCTAATCTAATAACGAAGAACCCACGGCTGCTTTTCGCCGATCCCGTCAAAACCCTTAAACCCAAGGTCGAGTTCTTTCAATCTCTGGGCTTTTCTAGATCTGACCTTGCTAGCTTCCTCTGCGCAGACAAATCCATCCTACACAGAAGCTTGCAAACAAAAATAATCCCGAGCTTAAATTACCTTAAAACCTTCATCCACACCAACGAGAACCTCATCAGTTGTCTCAAACGATTCGGCCGCGTCTATAATTTTAACGTTAAGAGAATTTTGGAGCCTAACCTTGCAACATTGCGAAGTTACGGTGTACCCGATTCCGGTATTTCGAGGGTGATCATCCACTTTCCCAAGTTACTGACGCTGAAGGTTTTGCGGTTGAAGGATATTGCTGCAGCGGTGAGCAATATGGGTTTTGATCCCAACCGTTGCTCATTCATTATAGCCATTTACTCTATATCGGTGGTCAGCAAACAGAAGTGGGAAAGTAAAAGAGAGGCCTTTCGGAG CTTTGGTTGGTCTGGTGACGAATTTCTTTTGGCCTTTAAGATACAGCCGATGATCATGTTCACTTCGGAGAAGAAGCTCAGGAAATTGATGAATTTCTTTGTGAATGTCCTGCACTTGAAGCCATCAGATGTTGCGAAATACCCAAACCTTTTCTTAATAAGTTTAGAAAGGAGAATCATTCCGAGGTGTTCAGTACTCCAAGTTCTGATGTCCAAGGGTCTTATTGAGAAGGATGTGAATGTAGTTTCTATGCTAAATGATAATAAAAAGCGTTTTGAGAAGAG GTTTGTTACCAGATATGAGGGGGAAGTCCCTGAGGTAATCAAGGCATACAAAGGTGAGATGGGATTTCTAGGATTTGACAGTTGA
- the LOC122670721 gene encoding transcription termination factor MTERF2, chloroplastic-like isoform X4, translating to MLRFFCKTVLLTKAKDSRSSQALFLRTISSTESTSGTLGSIDQKNLTISYLMNSCGLPFKAAISTAQKIRIETTERPDSVIELLQTNGFTKAHMANLITKYPPLLFVNPVKTLKPKIEFFQSLGFSRSDLARLLSSDKSILLRSLQKQIIPTLNYLKTFVHTNENLVSALKRCSSVVGCNVKRILEPNIATLRSYGVPDSNILRMITLHPKLLTVNVYRFKDVAATVNKMGFDPNGCAFIIAIFAMSMVSKQKWEKKREVFRSFGWSDEEFLLAFKLQPMVMLTSEKKLVIVMDFFVKDLHLKPSAVAKYPNLFLVSLERRIIPRCSVLQVLMSKGHIEKDLNIFSALICNKQPFDKRFVTRYEGEVPEVIKAYKGEMGFLGFDS from the exons ATGTTGCGTTTTTTCTGCAAAACTGTGCTTTTAACAAAAGCTAAAGATTCTAGGAGTAGCCAAGCTCTTTTTCTTCGAACAATATCATCCACTGAATCAACCTCAGGAACCTTGGGCTCCATAGACCAAAAAAATCTCACCATCTCTTACCTTATGAATTCATGTGGATTACCTTTCAAAGCCGCTATTTCAACGGCGCAGAAGATCCGCATCGAGACCACAGAGAGACCAGACTCTGTCATTGAGCTGTTACAAACAAATGGATTCACCAAGGCCCACATGGCTAATCTGATAACGAAGTATCCACCGCTGCTTTTCGTCAATCCAGTCAAAACCCTTAAACCCAAGATCGAGTTCTTTCAATCTCTGGGCTTTTCAAGATCTGACCTTGCTAGGCTCCTCTCCTCAGACAAATCCATCCTACTCAGAAGCTTGCAAAAGCAAATAATCCCGACCTTAAATTACCTCAAAACCTTCGTCCACACCAACGAGAACCTCGTCAGTGCTCTCAAACGATGCAGCAGCGTCGTTGGTTGTAACGTTAAGAGAATTTTGGAGCCCAACATTGCAACTTTGCGAAG TTATGGTGTACCCGATTCCAATATTTTGAGGATGATAACCCTCCATCCCAAGTTACTGACGGTGAATGTTTATCGGTTTAAGGATGTTGCTGCAACGGTGAACAAGATGGGTTTTGATCCCAACGGTTGTGCATTCATTATAGCCATTTTCGCCATGTCGATGGTGAGCAAACAAAAGtgggaaaagaaaagggaggtCTTTCGGAGTTTTGGATGGTCTGATGAGGAATTTCTTTTGGCCTTTAAGTTACAGCCGATGGTCATGCTCACTTCAGAGAAGAAGCTCGTGATAGTTATGGATTTCTTTGTGAAGGACCTGCATTTGAAGCCATCAGCTGTTGCGAAATACCCAAACCTTTTCTTAGTAAGTTTGGAAAGGAGAATCATTCCAAGGTGTTCAGTGCTACAAGTTCTGATGTCCAAGGGCCATATTGAGAAGGATTTGAATATATTTTCAGCGCTAATTTGTAATAAACAGCCTTTTGATAAGAGGTTTGTTACCAGATATGAGGGGGAAGTCCCTGAGGTAATCAAGGCATACAAAGGTGAGATGGGATTTCTAGGATTTGACAGTTGA